One genomic segment of Sphingobacteriales bacterium includes these proteins:
- a CDS encoding transketolase family protein → MTTNYPILGENDTRSGFGDGLLELGHENQNVVALCADLTESLKMTKFQAAYPDRFYNTGVAEANMIGIAAGLTIGGKIPFTGTFANFSTGRVYDQLRQSVAYSGKNVKVCASHAGITLGEDGATHQILEDIGLMKMLPGFTVIVPCDYNQTKIATKAIAQHEGPVYLRFGRPKVPIFTPANQVFEIGKAQILTSGTDVTIIACGHLVWQALEAGRFLAEQGISAEIINMHTIKPLDKVAILQSAAKTKCVVTAEEHQQNGGLGDSVAQTLALHQPTPMEMIAVNDKFGESGKPNDLMIKYGLTAANIIEAVKKVRQRIS, encoded by the coding sequence ATGACAACAAATTACCCAATACTTGGCGAAAACGATACCCGCAGTGGGTTTGGCGACGGTCTTTTAGAGCTTGGCCACGAAAACCAAAATGTTGTTGCACTTTGTGCCGACCTTACCGAATCGTTAAAAATGACCAAATTTCAGGCTGCATACCCCGATAGATTTTACAATACCGGAGTAGCCGAAGCCAATATGATAGGCATTGCCGCCGGTTTAACCATTGGCGGAAAAATTCCATTCACAGGAACGTTTGCCAATTTTAGCACAGGCCGCGTTTATGACCAGTTGCGGCAATCGGTGGCCTACTCCGGAAAAAATGTAAAAGTATGCGCCTCACATGCAGGTATTACCTTGGGTGAAGATGGTGCTACGCATCAAATTTTAGAAGATATTGGCCTAATGAAAATGCTGCCCGGTTTTACCGTTATTGTGCCTTGCGATTATAACCAAACTAAAATTGCCACCAAAGCCATTGCCCAACACGAAGGCCCTGTTTACCTGCGTTTTGGCCGCCCTAAAGTACCCATTTTTACCCCCGCCAACCAAGTTTTTGAAATAGGCAAAGCCCAAATTTTAACATCCGGAACCGATGTAACTATTATTGCCTGCGGTCATTTAGTTTGGCAAGCGCTTGAGGCTGGCCGATTTTTAGCCGAGCAAGGTATTAGCGCAGAAATAATAAACATGCACACCATTAAACCCTTAGATAAAGTAGCCATTTTACAATCGGCGGCTAAAACCAAATGCGTCGTTACCGCCGAAGAACACCAGCAAAATGGCGGCTTAGGCGATAGCGTAGCCCAAACTTTAGCCCTTCATCAACCAACACCTATGGAAATGATAGCCGTAAATGACAAATTTGGCGAAAGTGGTAAACCCAATGATTTAATGATAAAATATGGCCTTACTGCCGCTAATATTATAGAAGCTGTAAAAAAAGTACGGCAAAGAATAAGTTAG